A section of the Ovis canadensis isolate MfBH-ARS-UI-01 breed Bighorn chromosome 1, ARS-UI_OviCan_v2, whole genome shotgun sequence genome encodes:
- the S100A9 gene encoding protein S100-A9: protein MADQLSQMECSIETIINIFHQYSIRLRDPETLIRKELKQLVQKELPNFLKKQHKDEEAINEIMEDLDTNQDKQLSFEEFIMLVARLTVASHEEMHKTAPPGRGHRHGPGFDKGGAGPCPGQGGPDHSHGGHGHSHGGHGHSHGGHGHSH from the exons ATGGCGGACCAATTGTCACAAATGGAATGCAGCATAGAAACCATCATCAACATCTTCCACCAGTACTCTATACGGCTAAGGGACCCGGAAACCCTGATCCGGAAAGAACTCAAACAGCTGGTGCAAAAAGAGCTGCCAAACTTTCTCAAG AAGCAGCATAAGGATGAAGAGGCCATCAACGAGATCATGGAGGACCTCGACACAAACCAAGACAAGCAGCTGAGCTTCGAGGAGTTCATTATGCTGGTGGCCAGGCTGACGGTAGCCTCCCACGAGGAGATGCACAAGACCGCACCCCCGGGAAGAGGGCACCGGCACGGGCCAGGCTTCGACAAGGGTGGCGCAGGCCCGTGCCCTGGCCAGGGCGGCCCCGACCACAGCCACGGCGGTCACGGCCACAGCCACGGCGGTCACGGCCACAGCCACGGCGGTCACGGCCACAGCCACTGA